The proteins below are encoded in one region of Acanthochromis polyacanthus isolate Apoly-LR-REF ecotype Palm Island chromosome 4, KAUST_Apoly_ChrSc, whole genome shotgun sequence:
- the ddx10 gene encoding probable ATP-dependent RNA helicase DDX10: protein MEKKGSKPTGKKPKPPKKKDDDDPVRSFEKWKKKYDKTKARVKRDRAQAKKPEWQVEKEYIDRLVSRYGDINAKEVVKFSDFPISKKTLLGLQEAQYRQPTKIQRQTIGFALQGKDVLGAAKTGSGKTLAFLIPVLECLYRQQWSSMDGLGALIISPTRELAYQTFEVLRKVGKNHEFSAGLIIGGKDLKNESERIHHTNIVICTPGRLLQHMDETATFHATDLHMLVLDEADRILDMGFADTLNAIVENLPKSRQTLLFSATQTKSVKDLARLSLKDPEYVWVHEKAKFSTPATLEQSYVVCELHQKVNMLFSFIRSHLKKKVIVFFACCKEVQYLFRVFCRLRPGMPILALHGKQQQMKRVEVYNDFLKKQNAVLFATDIAARGLDFPAVNWVLQFDCPEDADTYVHRVGRTARYKEGGEALLLLLPSEEKGMVRQLQDKKVPINKIQVNPEKLQGVQQKLEAFLAQEKEQKERAQRCFVSYLRSVFLMKNKEVFDVFKLQLHEYALSLGLAVAPRVRFLNKAQAQRAEKEGRRAEEEEEQSDEEEELRKFKSQLRGKVPHEESQSSDDSSEDRESSNEQDVDQSKTLLASENDEDDDDLRDFDLLTVKRKDVFNLTGEQQSLEEPAEASKNKTEKETKYKEAKKILKRNFQVNTKVTFSEEGEAVQLWPPVQRTVAATAADEEDDEVSGINVEKAKERLKREDQEFDKQEYSRKVKAKHREKRLKEKAARREASKRGGNKSDEDEEDEVIAYLANSSEDEFDPSTLPDPDKLYSEEEEDQIRSTKRQHSSDSSEDDEEEEEEDPPAGKRKKMKQLEDEHTTLDTGLSLAEDEELVLHLLGGRR, encoded by the exons ATGGAGAAAAAAGGCTCAAAGCCCACCGGGAAGAAACCGaaaccaccgaagaagaaagacGACGATGACCCCGTCAGAAGCTTcgagaaatggaagaaaaagtaCGACAAGACGAAAGCACGAGTGAAGCGAGACAGAGCCCAGGCGAAGAAACCGGAGTGGCAGGTGGAGAAGGAGTACATCGACCGTCTGGTCAGCAGGTACGGAGACATCAACGCGAAAGAGGTTGTCAAGTTCTCAGACTTCCCCATCTCCAAGAAGACCCTGCTGGGCCTGCAGGAGGCTCAGTATCGGCAGCCCACCAAGATCCAGAGGCAGACCATCGGCTTCGCTCTGCAGGGGAAAGATGTCCTCGGAGCGGCCAAGACCGGCTCCGGAAAGACGTTAGCCTTCCTCATACCGGTGCTGGAGTGTCTGTACCGCCAGCAGTGGAGCTCCATGGACGGCCTCGGCGCTCTCATCATATCCCCCACCAGAGAACTCGCCTACCAGACCTTCGAGGTGCTCCGCAAGGTGGGCAAGAACCACGAGTTCTCCGCGGGGCTCATCATCGGCGGGAAGGACCTGAAGAACGAGTCGGAGAGGATCCACCACACCAACATCGTCATCTGCACGCCTGGCAGGCTGCTGCAGCACATGGATGAGACAGCTACCTTCCACGCCACCGATCTGCACAtgctggtcctggatgaggcGGATCGCATCCTGGATATGGGCTTTGCAGATACTCTCAATGCCATCGTGGAGAACCTTCCCAAGTCCAGACAGACGCTGCTGTTCTCCGCCACGCAGACCAAGTCAGTCAAAGACTTGGCCCGGCTCAGCCTCAAAGATCCAGAGTATGTCTGGGTTCATGAGAAGGCCAAGTTCAGCACCCCGGCCACCCTGGAGCAGAGCTACGTGGTGTGTGAGCTCCACCAGAAGGTCAACATGCTCTTCTCCTTCATCAGAAGCCACCTGAAGAAGAAGGTCATCGTCTTCTTCGCCTGCTGCAAGGAGGTGCAGTATCTGTTCAGGGTCTTCTGCCGCCTCCGACCCGGCATGCCCATCCTGGCCCTGCACggcaaacagcagcagatgaagagAGTGGAGGTCTACAATGACTTCCTCAAGAAGCAGAACGCTGTGCTCTTTGCCACCGACATCGCCGCCAGAGGCCTGGACTTCCCTGCAGTCAACTGGGTGCTGCAGTTTGACTGTCCAGAGGATGCAGACACCTACGTCCACCGGGTGGGCCGGACTGCCAGGTACAAGGAAGGAGGAgaggctctgctgctgctgctgccctccGAGGAGAAGGGGATGGTCCGGCAGCTGCAGGACAAAAAGGTTCCCATCAACAAGATCCAA GTGAACCCAGAGAAACTGCAGGGTGTGCAGCAGAAGCTGGAGGCCTTCCTGGCCCAGGAGAAGGAGCAGAAGGAGAGAGCCCAGCGGTGCTTCGTTTCCTACCTGCGCTCCGTCTTTCTGATGAAGAACAAAGAAGTGTTTGATGTGTTTAAACTCCAGCTTCACGAGTACGCTCTGTCCCTGGGCCTCGCTGTGGCTCCAAGGGTTCGCTTCCTAAACAAAGCTCAGGCTCAGAGAGCTGAGAAAGAAGGAcggagagcagaggaggaagaggaacagTCTGACGAAGAGGAAGAGCTGAGGAAGTTTAAGTCCCAGCTGAGAGGAAAAGTTCCTCATGAGGAAAGCCAAAGCTCAGACGACTCCAGTGAGGACAGGGAAAGTAGTAACGAACAAGATGTGGATCAGTCCAAGACGTTACTTGCGAGTGAAAACGACGAGGACGACGATGATCTGCGAGACTTTGACCTGTTGACGGTTAAAAGAAAGGACGTCTTCAATCTGACGGGGGAGCAGCAGAGTCTAGAGGAGCCTGCAGAGGcctccaaaaacaaaacagaaaaagagacaaagtaCAAAGAAGCCAAAAAGATCCTCAAGAGAAACTTCCAGGTGAACACCAAAGTGACTTTCAGTGAAGAGGGAGAAGCTGTGCAGCTGTGGCCGCCAGTCCAGCGCACCGTGGCTGCTACTGCTGCGGACGAGGAAGACGACGAGGTTTCAGGTATCAACGTGGAAAAGGCCAAGGAGAGGCTGAAACGGGAGGATCAGGAGTTTGACAAGCAGGAGTACAGCCGCAAGGTGAAAGccaaacacagagagaagagaCTGAAGGAAAAGGCTGCTAGACGGGAGGCGAGCAAGAGAGGCGGAAATAAATCTGATGAGGACGAGGAGGATGAAGTGATAGCATACCTGGCCAATAGCAGCGAGGACGAGTTCGACCCCAGCACCCTGCCAGACCCTGACAAACTTTactctgaggaggaggaggatcagaTAAGGTCAACTAAACGTCAGCACAGCAGTGACAGCAGtgaggatgatgaagaggaggaagaggaggatccTCCAGcaggaaagaggaagaagatgaagcaGCTGGAGGATGAACACACGACTCTGGACACTGGTCTCTCTCTGGCTGAAGATGAGGAGTTGGTCTTACATCTGCTGGGTGGACGAAGGTAG